Genomic segment of Xanthomonas sp. DAR 35659:
ACCCCAACCTGCCGCGCGACGTCACCACCATCACCCTGTCCTACACCTTCTACAAGAACGATGCGCTGAGCGCGGAACTGGGGTCGCCACGACTGGCCGGTTCCGCGCGCGCGGCTCCCTGACCCGACCGGAATGCCTGCCATGGCCCAGCCCAGCACCGACGCCACCGCCAACGCCTATTACGTGCCCAGCCAGAGCCGCTGGCCGTTCATCGGCTCGATCGCGATGTTCGTGACCATGATCGGCGTGGCCAGTTGGCTCAACGACGCGTCCTGGGGCAAGTGGACCTTCTTCACCGGCATCGCGATGCTGGTGGCGACCTTGTTCATGTGGTTCGGCGACGTGATCCGCGAGTCGATCGCCGGCCACTACAACCGCCAGGTCGACGTGTCCTTCCGCATGGGCATGGTCTGGTTCATCTTCTCCGAAGTGATGTTCTTCGGCGCCTTCTTCGGCGCGCTGTTCTACACCCGCACCTTCATCCTGCCGTGGCTGGGCGGCGAGGGCGACGGGGTGATGACCAACGCGCTGCTGTGGGACGGCTATTCGGCGGCATGGCCGACCAACGGACCGGGCGCGGTCGGCGGCCATTTCCAGACGATCCCGGCGTGGGGCCTGCCGCTGATCAATACGCTGATCCTGCTCAGCTCCGGCGTGACCCTGACCATCGCCCACCATGCGCTGAAGGCCGGTCATCGCGGGCGCCTGCTGGTGTTCCAGGGGCTGACCGTGCTGCTGGGCTGCGTGTTCCTGTGCTTCCAGGCCGAGGAATACATCCACGCCTACAAGGAACTCAACCTCACCCTGGGCTCGGGCATCTACGGCTCCACCTTCTTCATGCTCACCGGCTTCCACGGCGCGCACGTGCTGCTGGGCACGATCATGCTGCTGGTGATGTGGCTGCGCTCGGCGCGCGGGCATTTCAGCCGCGACAACCATTTCGCCTTCGAAGCGGCGGCCTGGTACTGGCACTTCGTCGACGTGGTGTGGCTGGCGCTGTTCCTGTTCGTCTATGTGCTTTGAGCGCTGGGAATGGGGAATCGGAAATTGGAGAAGCAGGAGCTGCTCTTGCGATTCCCGATTCCCCATTCCCGGCTGGGTCGCGTCAGCGGCCCAGTCCATGAGGCTTGATCACCCCGGTGTAGATGCCCAGGATCACCAGCAGGATCAGGGCCACCGATAGGCCGATGCGCCAGGTCAACGCGTTCACCGTGCGCTTGCTCTGGCCGCGGTCCACCAACAGGTAGTACAGGCCGGCGCCGAGGTTCCACAGAATGACCAGCAGGAACGCGACGATCAGCAGGGTTTTCAGCGAGTCGTTCATGGGCGTCTCGGTGCACGGTATCGCCGCATTATGACCCTCGCCGCGTCTTCGCGCGTCGCCGCGCGCGCGCGCATGCCGCTGTGGCTGGGCTGGAGCATCGCGCTGGCGGTGGCGCTGGGCTTCTGCGCGCTGGGCCGCTGGCAATTGCTGCGCATGCACGAGAAACAGGCGCTGCTCGCGCAGGCCGCGCACGTGCGCGATCATCCGCAGGCGCTGGCCGACGCGTTGCGGATGCGGTCGCCGACGCGACTGGCCTGGGTGCACGGCAGCGGCCGCTTCCTGCCGGGGCAGATCCTGCTCGACAACCAGCTGCGCGAGGGCCGTAGCGGGGTCAAGGTCTACCAGCCGTTCCTAGCCGACGGTGCGTCCGCGCCGCTGCTGGTGGAGCTGGGTTGGCTGCCGCTGCCGCCGGATCGCGCGCTGCCGCAGCCGGCGCCGCTGCAGGGGCGGCACGCGCTGGCCGGCCTGCTCGGCCCGGCGCCGTCGCACGGACTCGCGCTGGGCCCGGCGCTGGTCGCCGCGCCGGCGCCGCAGCGGTGGCTGGCGATGCGCATCGAACCCAAGGCGATCGGCGAGGCGCTCGGGCGCCGCGACATTTTGTCGCAGGTGCTGCGCCTGGATCCGGCGCTGCCGCTGGGCTTTCCGCGCGACCTGGACATGCTGCCGAACACGCTGCCGCCCGAGCGCCACTTGGGTTACGCGGTGCAATGGTTCGGCCTGGCGCTGGCCGTGCTGATCACCGCGGCGCTGCTGAGTTGGCGCGCGCGCAAGGGACAGGGCGGGCGCTGAGCGCGCGCGCATGAGAAAATCCCCGGCATGAATGCCTCTCCCTCGACCCCGCGGCAGGCGGCCTCGCGCGGCCGCTGGACGTTGATCGCGCTGTTCGCCCTGTTCTTCGGCTCCATGCTGGTCGCCGGCGCGCTGCGCTTTTCCGGCTGGCAGCCGCCGACCAGCCGCAACCATGGCGAACTGCTGAAGCCGCCGGCCGACCTGCGCGCGCTGCAACCGCGTCTCGACGACGGCAGCGTCTACGCCTGGCAGCCGCAGCAGCGGCTGTGGCGCATCGCGCTGGCGCCGCCAGGCGACTGCGGCAGCGCCTGCGAGGCGCTGGCGCGCGACCTGGACAAGGTCTGGCAACTGTTCGGGCACGACGCCGACCACGTGCAGATCCTGTGGATCGGCACGCCGCCGCCGGCGGTGCGCGCGCTGCCGGAGGTGCGCGTGCTGCGCGCCGATCCGGCGCTGCTGGCCGCGCTGCCCCGCGTGCGCGATGCGGCCGGGGTGCCGGTCTACGTGATCGACCCGAACGGCTTCGTGGTGCTGCGCTATGCGCCGGGGTTCGACCCGGTCGGGTTGCGCGCGGATGTGGCGAAGCTGCTGAAACTCCTGTGAGCCGTCCGACTATGACCCTGTTCGCGCCACCGGCGCTGTTTCGGCACTTCCACCGCATGGCCTGGCTGGCGGCGCTGTTCACCGCCAGCACGATCATGTTCGGTTCGTTCGTGCGCCTGTCCGACGCGGGCATGAGCTGCCCGGACTGGCCGACCTGCTATGGCCGGGTGACCTGGCCGCAGAGCAGCGACGAGGCCAATGCGCACGCGGCCAGCAAGATCCGCCCGCTGGAAACGCACAAGGCCTGGCGCGAGCAGATCCACCGCTTCCTGGCCGGCGCGCTGGGCGTGGAGGTGCTGGTGCTGTCGCTGCTGGCCGTGCGCCGGCGCCGGCTCGGCATCGCCCAGGTGGTCGGCGCCGCGCTGCTGGTGGCGCTGTCGATTCCGCTGTACATGTCCGGCTGGCCGCGCGCGGCGATGGCCCTGGCCGTCGCCGGCGAGGCGATCCTGCTGCTGGCCGCGCTGCGCTGGTCCAACATCGACCTGGCGCGCGCGGCCGTGCTGACCCTGGCGGTGGTGATCTTCCAGGCCTTGCTGGGCATGTGGACGGTGACCCTGCTGCTCAAGCCGATCGTGGTGATGGGGCATCTGCTGGGCGGCCTGCTGATGTTCTCGTTGCTGGTGTGGATGGCCTGGCGCGCCACCCATCTGCCGATCACGCTGGCCGATGCGGCGCGCCTGAAGTGGCTGCTGCGCCTCGGCGTGGCGGTGCTGGCGCTGCAGATCGCGCTCGGCGGCTGGGTCAGCGCCAACTACGCGGCGCTGGCCTGCGGCGGCGGCAGTTGGTCGGCCGGCAATTTCCCGCGCTGCGTCGGCCAATGGTGGCCGCCGCACGATTTCCGCGAAGGCTTCACCCTGTGGCGCGGGATCGGCGTGGACTACGAAGGCGGCGTGCTCGACGGCGCGGCGCGCATCGCGATCCAGATGGCGCACCGGCTGATGGCCATGGTGGTGGCCGCGTACCTGCTGTGGATGAGCTGGCGCCTGAGCCGGTCGCCGGGCATGCGCGGCTGGGCGGCGGCGCTGGCGCTGCTGCTGGTGGCGCAGGTGTGCCTGGGCGTGCTCAACGTCAAGCTGGCGCTGCCGTTGCCGGTGGCGGTACTGCACAACGCGGGCGCGGTGGCGCTGCTGTTCGTGCTGGTGTCGTTGCTGGCGCGCTTGCGGGCGCCGCAATGAGCGTCAGGGGCGTGCACTGGCGCGACTACTGGGACCTGACCAAGCCCAAGGTGGTGGCGCTGATCGTGTTCACCGCGCTGGTCGGCATGTGCCTGGCGATTCCCGGCGTGCCGAGCTGGCTGCAGGTGCGCACCGGGCTGATCGGCTTCTTCGGCATCTGGCTGGCGGCCTCGGCCGCGGCGGCGATCAACCAGTTGCTGGACGCGCGCATCGATGCGCAGATGGCGCGCACCTCGTGGCGGCCGCTGGTGGTGGGCAAGGTACTGCCGTGGCAGGTGCTGCTGTTCGCCGCGGCGCTGACCGCGTTGTCGATGGCGATCCTGGTGATCTGGGTCAACGCCATCACCGCGGTGCTGACCTTCGCCTCGCTGATCGGCTACGCGGTGATCTACACCGTGTTCCTCAAGCGCACCACGCCGCAGAACATCGTCATCGGCGGCCTGGCCGGCGCGGCGCCGCCGCTGCTGGGCTGGGCGGCGATCACCGGCATGCAGGGCGAGTGGGACTGGGCCTACGCCTCGTTGCTGGTGCTGATCATCTTCGTGTGGACGCCGCCGCATTTCTGGGCGCTGGCGATCTTCCGCCGCGCCGACTACGCCAAGGCGTCGATCCCGATGCTGCCGGTCACCCACGGCGTGGCGCACACCCGCCGGCAGATCCTGGTGTACACCTTGCTGCTGGTGGTGGTGACGCTGTTGCCGGTGGCGGTGGGCATGAGCGGCGTGTTCTATCTGGGCGGCACGCTGGTGCTGGACGCGGTGTTCGTCTGGTTCGCCTGGCGCATGCTCGACCCGCCGGACGAGGCGTTCTCGATGCGCATGTTCGGCTATTCGATCGTGTACCTGATGGCGCTGTTCGCGTTCCTGCTGATCGATCACTGGGTCGCCTGAACGCCGTATTCATTCCCGGCTAAAGAACCGACGGCATTCGCCGCTACCGACGGATTGACCATCGGCGATGCCGCGGAGACGTGTATGTGGGGCAGCAACAAGCGTGAAGCGGCGGCGCGACAGCAGATGGCCGAACGCCTGCGCGAGGTCGAGGCCGAGCGCGACCGCGCGCGTGCGCAGGCCGACACTGCGCGCACCGATCTGGAGTACCTGCGCGGCCGTTTCGAGCTGGTGACCGCCGGCACCACCGACGGCCTGTGGGACATGAGCGTGATCGCCGGCGATCCGATCAATCCGGCCAACGAGTTCTGGTGGTCCTCGCAGTTCCGCGCGTTGCTGGGTTTCTCCTCCGAAGTCGATTTCCCCAACGTGCTCGACAGTTGGGCCTCGCGCCTGCACCCGGACGACAAGCAGGCCACGCTGGACGCGTTCGCCGCGCACCTGGCCGACCGCAGCGGCCAGACCCCGTACGACGTGGAGTACCGGCTGCAGTTGAAGAACGGCGAATACCGCTGGTTTCGCGCGCTCGGCACCACCCAGCGCGACGCCAGCGGCGCGCCGCTGCGGGTGGCCGGCGCGCTGACCGACATCAGCGAGCGGCGCGAGCGCGAGGCGTTCCTGGACGTGGTCCTGACCCGCTTCGAACTGGGTGCGGACATGCTCAACGACGGCCTGTGGGACATGAGCGTGATCGCCGGCGATCCGATCAATCCGGCCAATGAGTTCTGGTGGTCGCCGCAGTTCCGGACGTTGCTGGGCTTCTCCTCCGAGGCCGAGTTCCCCAACGTGCTCGACAGTTGGGCCTCGCGCCTGCACCCGGAGGACAAGCAGGGCGCGCTCAACGCCTTCGCCTCGCACCTCAACGACCGCAGCGGCCGCACGACGTTCGACATCGAGTACCGGCTGCAGCAGAAGAGCGGCGAGTACCGCTGGTTCCGCGCGCGCGGCCTGACCAAGCGCGCCGCCGACGGCACTCCGCTGCGCGCGGTCGGCGCGTTGCTGGATATCCACGCCGCGCGCCAGCTGGGCGTGGCCGCGCGCACCCTGCAGGTCGCCGCCACGGAGATGGTCGACGACAACAGCGATCTGGCCCGGCGCACCGAGCAGCAGGCGGCGGCGCTGGAAGAGGCGGCCAGCTCGATGGAAGAGATCACCGGCACCGTGCAGCGCAACGTCGAGCACGTCGGCCACGCCAACCGGTTGGTGGACGGCGCCAGCGACGTCGCCCAGCGTGGCGGCGAGGTGGTGCGCGACGTGGTCGAGACCATGGCCGGGATCGAGGTGGCCTCGCGCAAGATCGCCGACATCATCAGCGTGATCGACGGCATCGCGTTCCAGACCAACATCCTCGCGCTCAACGCGGCGGTGGAAGCGGCGCGCGCCGGCGAACAGGGCCGTGGCTTCGCCGTGGTCGCCACCGAAGTGCGCAGCCTGGCGCAGCGTTGCGCCGATGCGGCCAAGGAAGTGCGCGCCCTGATCGCCAGCTCCAACGACGAGGTCGGGCGCGGTTCGGCGCTGGTCGCGCGCGCCGGCGCCACCATGGAGGAACTGCTCGGCGCGGTGCGCGAGGTGCAGCGGATCATGACCGACATCGCCGGCGCCAGCCGCGAACAGAGCGCGGGCATCGGCCAGGTCAACCAGATCGTGGTGCAGATGGACGCGGCCACGCAGCAGAACGCGGCGCTGGTCGAGAAGATGGCCGAGGCCGCGCGCGAACTCGAGGGGCAGGCGCAGGGCTTGAATGCGCATACCGGCAGCGGTCGCCGCCCCGGCAGCCATGGCGCCGCTCAGTCGGTCGCGCCGGCGCGCGTGGCGGCCTGACCGAGTGTGTCCGACGCCATGGCGCGTCTTGCGTCGTGGCGCTGGCGCAGCGCTGTGCGGAACAGCCGAGCCGCGGCGCGTTGTGGGTCCGATGCCGGGATCGTGACGGACGCAGCGGGCGTCGTCTGCTGGAGGACGCTGGCGCGGCGGGTTTTGCGCGCCCGCGCGCTCACCCCAGCCAGTGCTGGCAGCTATCGCGATCCTGGCTGCCGCAGCTTTGCTGCATCTTGTGCTGCAGGCGCGCGAGCACCGCGCTGCCGCCATGGTCCTTGCTCCAGCCCTGCAGGGTCTTGGCCAGGGTGTCGAAGCGCTGCCTGGTGCGCTGGTGGTAGCCGCCGGGCTGCGCGGCCAGCTCGCCGATGACCTGGCCGGCGGCGGCCTCGATCGCGGGCGCATTGTCCGGCTGCAGCCGGATCAGCCCATCGACGTAGAGCACGCCCCACTGCACCCGGGTGGCGGGGCCTTCGGCGCTCTCGTAGGCCTTCTTCAGCCAGAACAGCGCGGTCGGCGTGTCGCCGCGCGCCTCGGCCAGGTCAGCCAGGTCCGGCATGTAGTAGTACGGCGTCTTGCTGCGGCGCAGTTCGGCCAGCAGCAACTGCTCGGCGCCAGCGCTGTCGCCGGCCTTGTCGAGCAGGCCGGCGGCATTGCTGATGGTGGACTGGCGTTCGTAGTCGGTCTTGGCGGCCTGCTCGGCCCACTGCACGCGTTGCCGCACCTTGGACATCACCGCCGGCGGCAGTGGCGGATGCGGCGCGTGGCCGGCGGCGTCCGGCTGGCCCTGCGCCAGGCGCGCGAGCTGGATGTCGGCGTAGGCGGTATCCAGCCGATCGCTGATCGGCAGGCTGGTGTCCGCGTAGACCTGGTCCAGTGCAGACAGCAGCGCGCTCGACAGCGTGGCCCGCTCGGTGGCGTCGGCGGCCGCGGCCTCGACCAACTGGCGCGCCGAATAGGTCAGGGTGCTGCGGTTGGCACGCACTTCGGCCGGATCGGCCAGCACCGATCGCAGCAGGTTGCGATCGGCGGCGCGATGCTTGGCGTCCGTCGCGCCGTCCTTGTCCGGTGTCCGCGCGGCCAACGCCAGCAGCGCGAAGCGGCGCTGCAGCGCCGGCTGCGGCGCGGCGGCGGCCAACTGCGCGAGCACGCCGGCGGCCTGTTCCGGCTTGACCAGTCGGCTCGCATCCACCGCCCAGCCGTACTCGCCGAGCAGGGTCCAATCGTCGGCGCTCAGCGTGGCCGGCGTCTGTAGCGCCTTCTGCAGCAACTGCGCTGAGGTGGTGGTGCGGGTCGCGGCCACGCGCAAGGCCTCGGCCAGGCGTCCGCTGTCGCTGTCGCCGGCCAGGCGGGTGATCTCGCTGCGGTCGGGGCGCAGCACGATGATGGTCGGATAGCCCTTGATGCCGAAGCGTTCGCCCCAGGCCTGCGCGCCTTGCGAATCGCCGTCCAGGTGCACCGCGACGAAGGCGCGGGTGCGGGCGATGAAGGCCGGGTCCTTGAACAGGGTGGCCTTGAGCCGGTTGCATGGCGGGCACCAGGCAGCGCCCCAGTACAGCAGCACCGGCTTGTTCTGCTCGCGCGCTTCGGCGAAGGCGTCGTCGACGTCGCCCTCGCGCCAGGCGATGCCGGCGCCGTCCGGCATCTTGGCCGCTGCGGCGGCTTGTGGTTTGGCCGCCGTGGGCGGTTTGTCGCAGCCGGCCAGCGCCAGCGCGACGGCGAGGCTGGCGGACGTCATCAGGGAAAGGCGGAGCGTGCGGGGGCGCATGCGGCGATCACTGGGGGGAGGGGGAAGAGAGGCGCCGGCCATGCGGGCCGTCGCGCCAATTTGCACTCTACCTGGCGGCCATGGCCACAGGTGGCCGCTGCACATGCCGGTCGCGCATCTGCATATGCCGGGACGCGGTGGCGGCCGGCGGGCGGTTCCGCGCGCTGGCGCCGGGATCCCGCAGTGCCGACAAGCCTCGGTGGTCCTGATGTTTCGCTAGGCAACGTGCGGAGGAGCGATTGCGGTCGCCTTGCCGGGGCTGCGCATCGCCGCAGCGGGCGTTGGTGGCCTGACGTCGCCGTCCGCAACGTCCCGCGCGCGCGACGTCAGTCGTTCCGCGCCGCCTTCGCCGCGCGCGCGTAGCGCTGCGCGACCACCGCGCAGACGATCAGCTGGATCTGGTGGTAGATCATCACCGGCAACACGATCGCGCCGAGGCTGCCGCCGGCGAACAGCACCTTGGCCATCGGCACGCCGGTCGCCAGGCTCTTCTTCGAGCCGCAGAACACGATCGGGATCTCGTCGTGGCGGCTGAAGCCGAGCCGCCGCGCGGCGAACACGATCAGGCCCATCGCCAGCGCCAGCAGCAGCGTCGCGACCAGCGCCACGCCGAGCAGCGCCGGCAGCGGCGTCTTGCGCCACAGGCCTTCGATTACCGCGGCGCTGAACGCGGTGTACACCACCAGCAGGATCGTGCTCTGGTCGGTATAGCGCAGCACCGCGCGGCGCCGCTCCACCCAGCCGCCGATCCAGCGCTGCAGCAGATGGCCGGCGACGAACGGCACCAGCAACTGCAGCATGATCTTGCCCATCGCATCCAGCGGGTTGGCCATCGCGCTCTGCGCGCCAGCCAGCAGGCCCATCAGTAGCGGCGTCAGGAACACGCCGAGCAGGCTCGACAGCGAGGCGCTGCACACCGCCGCCGGTACGTTGCCGCCGGCCATCGAGGTGAACGCGATCGACGACTGCACCGTGGACGGCAGCGCGCACAGGAACAGCACGCCGATGTACAGCTGCGGCGTCAGCAGCCAGTGCGACAACGGCTTGAGCAGCAGCCCCAGCAGCGGGAACAGGACGAAGGTGGCGGCGAGGATGGTCAGATGCAGGCGCCAGTGCAGCGCGCCGGCGACGATCGCCTCGCGCGACAGGCGCGCGCCATGCAGGAAGAACAATGCGGCGATGGCCAGATCGGTGACCACGTCCATCACCGCCGCCGCGCGCCCGTGCACCGGCAGCAGCGAGGCCAGCAGCACGGTGCACAGCAGGGCCAGGGTGAACGGTTCGATGCGCAGGCGGGCGAGCCAGGATCTGAACATTGCGAAGCGCCGAGCGGGGGAGGCGCCATTCTAGGAAGCCCGGCGCGCGGAAGCGAATCCGTCAGCGCGGCGTAGACAACTCGCAGACAGATCGCGGTGCGGGCGGCGTTTGCCGAATGCGCGCATGGCGGGCTTGCTAGATTGCGCCGAGCCGGTGCGCCGAGGCGCGCGCCGGGCACGTGGGCGGGTCGCGCATCAGCGCCCACCTCTCCTCCAGCGACCGCCACGGACCAGGAGCACACCATGCGCTACGATCAATTTCAGGCCGTCTTCGCGCTTTCCAGCCTGGCCAACTGGGTCAGCAAGCAGACCGGCACCGTGCAGCAACTGCAGGCCGATTACCAGAAGGTGCTGCTGGCGACCCTGGCCTCGGCGCCGGCGCAGACGGCGATCGGCGCCTGGGAACTGGTCTGGGGGCCGCAGGTCTGGCAGGACAAGGACTCGCATCGCTCGGACAACGCCATGTTCGTCGCCAGGATACGCAGCCTGGGCGATCTCGGCGACGTCTATGTGGTCGCGATCGCCGCGACCAATCCGCTCTCTCCCTACGACTGGACGACGGAGGACTTCGACGTGTCCAAGGTGGTCGACTTCTCGACCTACGATCCCACCGCGAGCACGCCGCCTGCGCAGCTGATGGATCCGACCGCGAGCACCGTCGGCATCTCGATGGGCACCGCGCTGGGCGTCTGGCACCTGCTCACCATGGTGAGCCCGCCGTCCGGACGGGCGCCGGGCACCACGCTGGACGGCTTCCTGAAAACGGTGGCGGGCACAGGCGCAAGCGTGATCTTCACCGGCCACAGCCTGGGTGGCGCGCTATCGCCGACCATGGCCACCTGGTTCAAGAGCACGCACCGGCTGGACGCGTGCAAGGCCGTCTACTGTTATCCCACCGCCGGCGCCACGCCGGGCAATGCCGCGTTCGCGGCGCTGTGCACGGCGACGCTGCCGCCGACGTCCGGCAACGGCTATCGGGTCTGGAACCGCGATCTGTGGAACGCGTACGACGTGGTGCCGCATGCCTGGGAGCTGACGATGCTCGCGCAGGTCGGGACCCTGTACGACAACAAGCCGTTCGCGCTGATCGACTTTGCGGTCGAGATGGCGGTGAACAGCGCCACGTCGTCCCGCATCGCATATGCGCAGATCGCCAACCAGAAGCTCGCCGGCACGCTGAGCGGCGTCCCGACCACCTCCCTGGCGTTCATGACCCAGGCCGCCGCGCAGCATACGACCGCCTACTCGGCGCTGATCGCGTACCCGCTGACCCCGGTGGCGCCGCCCGCGCAGGAACGGCTGACGGCGGAAATTGATACGGACGCGGAACTGTATGCGCTGCTTGCGCGGCTCGAAGCGGACCGCCGCGCCGCGACGACGGCCTCGCCCTGAGCGGCGTCGAAGCGCCGGCGCCGATCCACGTTGCGGGGAGCGGCGCGCGACGAGGGCGCGCATGCCGCCGCCCGCCGCGATCGACAGCGCGGGCCGGGCCCGCGCCAACGCCGGTGTCGATGGCGGACCGCTGTGCGTCGTCCGCCTTCAGTGCAGCGACGCGCGCGCCTTCAACAATTCGCGCAATTCGTACTTGTCGGTCTCGTCCAAGCCTTGCGCGCGCTGCTTGGCCAGCAGTTCCTCCAGCCGCTGCTGCAGCGTCTGCCGCTCCAGTTGCACCACCACGTCGTGCAGCTCCTGGCGCCAGCTCGCGGTCTCGCCGGCGATCTCCTGCACCGCCAGCTTCTGCAGCGCGGCCAGTTCCTCGCGCTCGTGGAAGTGCTCCAGCAGCGCGCCGGTGGTGATTTCCGGGCGCGTGTGCACGATCTCCAGCAGTTCGATCATCAACTCGATGCCGGGCAGGCGCAGGCCGGCGAACGGGTAGGGGGGCGGCAGGTCCAGGGCCAGGCTCGGCGCCTGCAGCAGGCGCACGATCGCCTCGCGTACCAGGCTGCGCTTGTGCGTCGGCCGTGGCACCGCGCGCGGCGGCGGCTTGACCGGCTGCGCGGCGGTGGGCGCGGGCCCGCCGATGCCGGTGAGTTCGGCCAGGCGCTGACGCATCAGGTCGCCGAAGGCGCCGTCGGGGATCTGCGCCAGCATCGGTCGCGCGCGTTCGGCCAGGCGTGCTTTGCCGTCGAGCGTGCCGAGGTTGACCTCGCGCGCGAGTTCGTCGAAGAAGAACTGCGACAGCGGCGTGGCCTGGCTCAGCCGCGCATCGAACGCGGCGGCGCCTTCCTTGCGCACGATGCTGTCCGGGTCCTCGCCGTCGGGCAGGAACAGGAAGAACGCCTGGCGCCCGTCCTTCATTCGCGGCAGCACCGATTCCAGCGCCTTCCAGCCGGCGCGGCGGCCGGCGGCGTCGCCGTCGAAGCAGAAGAACACGTCCGGCGCGTTGCGGAACAGCAGTTCGGCATGGTCGGGCGTGGTCGCGGTGCCCAGCGTCGCCACCGCCTGGGTGACGCCGAACTGGAACAGCGAGACCACGTCCATGTAGCCCTCGACCACGATCAGCCGCTCGATCTTCTGGTTGGCCTGGCGC
This window contains:
- the cyoE gene encoding heme o synthase; the encoded protein is MSVRGVHWRDYWDLTKPKVVALIVFTALVGMCLAIPGVPSWLQVRTGLIGFFGIWLAASAAAAINQLLDARIDAQMARTSWRPLVVGKVLPWQVLLFAAALTALSMAILVIWVNAITAVLTFASLIGYAVIYTVFLKRTTPQNIVIGGLAGAAPPLLGWAAITGMQGEWDWAYASLLVLIIFVWTPPHFWALAIFRRADYAKASIPMLPVTHGVAHTRRQILVYTLLLVVVTLLPVAVGMSGVFYLGGTLVLDAVFVWFAWRMLDPPDEAFSMRMFGYSIVYLMALFAFLLIDHWVA
- a CDS encoding methyl-accepting chemotaxis protein, yielding MWGSNKREAAARQQMAERLREVEAERDRARAQADTARTDLEYLRGRFELVTAGTTDGLWDMSVIAGDPINPANEFWWSSQFRALLGFSSEVDFPNVLDSWASRLHPDDKQATLDAFAAHLADRSGQTPYDVEYRLQLKNGEYRWFRALGTTQRDASGAPLRVAGALTDISERREREAFLDVVLTRFELGADMLNDGLWDMSVIAGDPINPANEFWWSPQFRTLLGFSSEAEFPNVLDSWASRLHPEDKQGALNAFASHLNDRSGRTTFDIEYRLQQKSGEYRWFRARGLTKRAADGTPLRAVGALLDIHAARQLGVAARTLQVAATEMVDDNSDLARRTEQQAAALEEAASSMEEITGTVQRNVEHVGHANRLVDGASDVAQRGGEVVRDVVETMAGIEVASRKIADIISVIDGIAFQTNILALNAAVEAARAGEQGRGFAVVATEVRSLAQRCADAAKEVRALIASSNDEVGRGSALVARAGATMEELLGAVREVQRIMTDIAGASREQSAGIGQVNQIVVQMDAATQQNAALVEKMAEAARELEGQAQGLNAHTGSGRRPGSHGAAQSVAPARVAA
- a CDS encoding thioredoxin family protein, which encodes MTSASLAVALALAGCDKPPTAAKPQAAAAAKMPDGAGIAWREGDVDDAFAEAREQNKPVLLYWGAAWCPPCNRLKATLFKDPAFIARTRAFVAVHLDGDSQGAQAWGERFGIKGYPTIIVLRPDRSEITRLAGDSDSGRLAEALRVAATRTTTSAQLLQKALQTPATLSADDWTLLGEYGWAVDASRLVKPEQAAGVLAQLAAAAPQPALQRRFALLALAARTPDKDGATDAKHRAADRNLLRSVLADPAEVRANRSTLTYSARQLVEAAAADATERATLSSALLSALDQVYADTSLPISDRLDTAYADIQLARLAQGQPDAAGHAPHPPLPPAVMSKVRQRVQWAEQAAKTDYERQSTISNAAGLLDKAGDSAGAEQLLLAELRRSKTPYYYMPDLADLAEARGDTPTALFWLKKAYESAEGPATRVQWGVLYVDGLIRLQPDNAPAIEAAAGQVIGELAAQPGGYHQRTRQRFDTLAKTLQGWSKDHGGSAVLARLQHKMQQSCGSQDRDSCQHWLG
- a CDS encoding lipase family protein; translated protein: MRYDQFQAVFALSSLANWVSKQTGTVQQLQADYQKVLLATLASAPAQTAIGAWELVWGPQVWQDKDSHRSDNAMFVARIRSLGDLGDVYVVAIAATNPLSPYDWTTEDFDVSKVVDFSTYDPTASTPPAQLMDPTASTVGISMGTALGVWHLLTMVSPPSGRAPGTTLDGFLKTVAGTGASVIFTGHSLGGALSPTMATWFKSTHRLDACKAVYCYPTAGATPGNAAFAALCTATLPPTSGNGYRVWNRDLWNAYDVVPHAWELTMLAQVGTLYDNKPFALIDFAVEMAVNSATSSRIAYAQIANQKLAGTLSGVPTTSLAFMTQAAAQHTTAYSALIAYPLTPVAPPAQERLTAEIDTDAELYALLARLEADRRAATTASP
- a CDS encoding twin transmembrane helix small protein, whose amino-acid sequence is MNDSLKTLLIVAFLLVILWNLGAGLYYLLVDRGQSKRTVNALTWRIGLSVALILLVILGIYTGVIKPHGLGR
- a CDS encoding cytochrome c oxidase subunit 3; translation: MAQPSTDATANAYYVPSQSRWPFIGSIAMFVTMIGVASWLNDASWGKWTFFTGIAMLVATLFMWFGDVIRESIAGHYNRQVDVSFRMGMVWFIFSEVMFFGAFFGALFYTRTFILPWLGGEGDGVMTNALLWDGYSAAWPTNGPGAVGGHFQTIPAWGLPLINTLILLSSGVTLTIAHHALKAGHRGRLLVFQGLTVLLGCVFLCFQAEEYIHAYKELNLTLGSGIYGSTFFMLTGFHGAHVLLGTIMLLVMWLRSARGHFSRDNHFAFEAAAWYWHFVDVVWLALFLFVYVL
- a CDS encoding COX15/CtaA family protein yields the protein MTLFAPPALFRHFHRMAWLAALFTASTIMFGSFVRLSDAGMSCPDWPTCYGRVTWPQSSDEANAHAASKIRPLETHKAWREQIHRFLAGALGVEVLVLSLLAVRRRRLGIAQVVGAALLVALSIPLYMSGWPRAAMALAVAGEAILLLAALRWSNIDLARAAVLTLAVVIFQALLGMWTVTLLLKPIVVMGHLLGGLLMFSLLVWMAWRATHLPITLADAARLKWLLRLGVAVLALQIALGGWVSANYAALACGGGSWSAGNFPRCVGQWWPPHDFREGFTLWRGIGVDYEGGVLDGAARIAIQMAHRLMAMVVAAYLLWMSWRLSRSPGMRGWAAALALLLVAQVCLGVLNVKLALPLPVAVLHNAGAVALLFVLVSLLARLRAPQ
- a CDS encoding SURF1 family protein, with translation MTLAASSRVAARARMPLWLGWSIALAVALGFCALGRWQLLRMHEKQALLAQAAHVRDHPQALADALRMRSPTRLAWVHGSGRFLPGQILLDNQLREGRSGVKVYQPFLADGASAPLLVELGWLPLPPDRALPQPAPLQGRHALAGLLGPAPSHGLALGPALVAAPAPQRWLAMRIEPKAIGEALGRRDILSQVLRLDPALPLGFPRDLDMLPNTLPPERHLGYAVQWFGLALAVLITAALLSWRARKGQGGR
- a CDS encoding bile acid:sodium symporter family protein is translated as MFRSWLARLRIEPFTLALLCTVLLASLLPVHGRAAAVMDVVTDLAIAALFFLHGARLSREAIVAGALHWRLHLTILAATFVLFPLLGLLLKPLSHWLLTPQLYIGVLFLCALPSTVQSSIAFTSMAGGNVPAAVCSASLSSLLGVFLTPLLMGLLAGAQSAMANPLDAMGKIMLQLLVPFVAGHLLQRWIGGWVERRRAVLRYTDQSTILLVVYTAFSAAVIEGLWRKTPLPALLGVALVATLLLALAMGLIVFAARRLGFSRHDEIPIVFCGSKKSLATGVPMAKVLFAGGSLGAIVLPVMIYHQIQLIVCAVVAQRYARAAKAARND